In Pseudoxanthomonas sp. SE1, the genomic stretch GTCGTTCGTGAAGACCTGTGCGTTGAGCGCGCCATCCACGGCCCGTTCGATGCAGTCGGCTTCCTCGTGCAGGCCCAGGGAATGCCGCAACAGCAGCGCGCAGCTCAGGATGGTCGCGTAGGGATTGGCGACGCCCTTGCCGGCGATGTCGGGCGCGGACCCGTGGATGGGTTCGTACAGGCCGACCTTGCCGTCGCCCAGCGAGGCGGAGGGCAGCAGGCCCAGCGAACCCGCCAGCATCGAAGCCTCGTCGGTCAGGATGTCACCGAACATGTTCTCGGTGACGATCACGTCGTACTCGCGCGGCTTCGCGAGCAGGTGCATCGCCATCGAGTCGACCAGCTGGTGCTCCAGCTTCACGTCCGGGAATTCCTCCTGGCCGATCCGCGTGGCCACGTCGCGCCACAGGCGCGAGGTTTCCAGCACGTTGGCCTTGTCCACCGATACCAGCTGGCTGCGGCGCTGGCGCGCCAGCTTGAAGGCGCTGCGCACCACGCGCTCGATCTCGGTCACGCTGTAGCTGCACAGGTCGCTGGCACCGCGCGCGTCGCGGGTCTTCTCGCCGAAATAGATGCCGCCGGTCAGTTCGCGCACCACCACGATGTCCACGCCGGTCAGCAGGTGCGGCTTGATCGGCGAGGCGTTCAGCGCGGCCGGATGCGGGCGCACCGGGCGCAGGTTGGCGAACAGGCCCAGGCCCTTGCGCAGCGCCAGCAGACCCTGCTCGGGGCGCACCTTCGCGTTCGGGTCCGACCACTTCGGGCCGCCCACGGCGCCCAGCAGCACGGCATTCGCCTGCTGGCAGCCCTGCAGCGTGGCCTGCGGCAGCGGTTCACCGTGGCGATCGATGGCGATGCCGCCGATGTCGTATTCGTGGAAGTCGAACGTGTGGCCGTGGCGGCGCGCCAGTGCGCGCAGCACGGTGACGGCGGCGGCGGTGACTTCCGGGCCGATGCCGTCACCCGGCAGGAGAGCGATGTCAGCGTGCATGGCGGGTGGCCTCGTAGTGTTCGATGTCGGGGTGGCGGGCCAGCAGGTAGCCCAGTTCGTCCACGCCTTCCAGCAGGCAGGTCTGCGCGAAGGCATCCAGCGGGAACGTGAAGACCGAGCCGTCGGGCGCGCGCAACGCCTTGCTCGCGATGTCGACCACCAGCTCATCGTCCGGCCTCTGCATCAGCGACTGCACGATTTCCTCCGGCAGCACGACCGGCACCAGGCCGTTCTTCAGGCTGTTGTTGCGGAAGATGTCGGCGATCTCGCTGCTGACGATGGCGCGCAGGCCGAGGTCGGTCAGCGCCCAGGGCGCATGTTCGCGCGACGAACCGCAGCCGAAGTTGCGGCCTGCCAGCAGGATGCTGCGCCCGGTGTTCTCCGGCTGGTTGAACGGGAACGCCGGGTTCGGCGAACCATCCGCCTGCCAGCGCCAGTCGTTGAAGGCGTTCTTGCCCAGACCGGCGCGCTCGGTCGTGGACAGGAAGCGTGCCGGGATGATCTGGTCGGTATCGATGTTGGTCTGCGCCAACACCACGCTCTTCGAGCGCAGTTCGCGGAAGCCGGGCATCACGCCACCTCCTTCCGCGCATCGAACAGCGCGCGCGGATCGCTGACGCGCCCGTTCACCGCCGCCCATGCGGCCGTCAATGGCGATGCCAGCAGCGTGCGCGCACCCGGCCCCTGGCGGCCCTCGAAGTTGCGGTTGCTGGTGCTGACGGCCAACTGGCCCGGCGCGACCAGGTCGCCGTTCATCGCGATGCACATCGAGCAGCCCGGCTCACGCCATTCGGCCCCCGCGTCGCGCACGACCTGGTCGATGCCTTCGGCTTCCGCGTCGCGCTTGACGATTTCCGAGCCCGGCACGACCAGCATGCGCACGCCCGCGGCGACCTTGCGGCCGCGCAGCACCTGCGCCACTTCGCGCATGTCGCGCAGGCGGCCGTTGGTGCACGAACCGACGAACACCACGTCGACCGGCGTGCCTTCCAGCGTGTGGCCTGCACTCAGGTGCATGTAGTCCAGGCCTTTCTGCGCGGCCGCATCCGCGGGCGCCGGAATCAGCGCATCCACCGCGATCGCGGTGCCCGGATGCGTGCCCCAGGTCAACGTCGGGCGGATGTCGGCGGCGTCGATGCGCACCTCGGCATCGAACGTGGCGCCGTCCTCGCTACGCAGCGTGGTCCAGTACGCCACGGCGGCGTCGAACGCGTCGCCCTTCGGGCCGCGCGGCGTCTTCGCTACCCAGTCGAACGTGGTCCGGTCCGGCGCCACCATGCCGGCGCGGGCGCCGGCTTCGATCGACATGTTGCACAGGGTCATGCGCTGCTCCATGTCCAGCGCCTCGATGGCACTGCCACGGAACTCGATGACATGGCCGGTGCCGCCGTTGACGCCGATCACGCCGATCACGTGCAGCACGATGTCCTTCGCGCCGACGCCCGGTGCAAGCGCGCCGTCCACGGTGATGGCCATGGTCTTGGGCTTGCGCTGCAGCAGGCATTGCGTGGCCAGCACATGGCCGACTTCACTGGTGCCGATGCCGAACGCCAGCGCGCCGAAGGCGCCATGCGTACTGGTGTGGCTGTCGCCGCAGACGATGGTCATGCCGGGCAGGGTGAAGCCCTGTTCCGGCGCGATGACATGCACGATGCCGCGGTTGGGCGAAGCCATGTCGAACAACTCGATGCCGTGTTCGGCGCAGTTGCGCGCCAGCGTCTCCACCTGCGTTTCGGCGGCCTGCGTGTAGTACGGCAGCTTCCCGTCCGGCCCAGCCGGCAGGGTCGGCGTGGAGTGGTCCATCGTCGCCTTGGTGCGGTCCGGGCGACGCGGTGAGAGCCCGCGCGCGGCCAGCTCGGTGAAGGCCTGCGGCGAGGTGACTTCGTGGATCAGGTGCAGGTCGATGTACAGCACGGCGGGCGCCGCATCGGTCTCGGGGACGACGACGTGGGCGTCCCAGAGTTTGTCGAACAGGGTGCGGGGTGCGGTCATGCGGGGGTTCCGGTGGTTCATGGTGATGTATCGATCAATGCGACGCCTCACTCTCTCGTCGTCATCCCGGCGAAAGCCGGGATCCAAGTTGCTGTTGCCTGACTCGCTGAGCAAGAAGCAAAGAGCACAATGGATTCCGGCTTTCGCCGGAATGACGGTTCAAACTCCCTAGGCGGCCGCTGCTTCCTGCTTCTCTATGCGGCGCTGGCGCAGCAGCCGGTTGGCCACGTCCAGCCAGGCCAGCGCACTGGCCTCAATGATGTCCTTGCTGGTGCCGGTGCCCTCGTACTCTTCGCCGTCGCAGCGCACCGACAGGCTGGCTTCGCCGCGTGCATCGGCGCCGATGCCGACGCTGTGCACCTGGTAGCTCTCCAGCTGCAGTTGCACGCCGGTCGCGGCGGCGAGAGCGCTGAACAACGCATCGACCGGGCCATTGCCCTGTGCGGTTTCGGAGATGCGGTTGCCGTCCGGATCCGACAGCTCGACCAGCGCGTTGGCGCGGCTGCCGACGTCGCTGATCGTCATCGAAGACAGCCGGTAGCCATCGCTGACCGCCGCATCCTGCATCAGCGCCTGCAGATCGGCGTCGCCGACCACGCGCTGCTTCTCGCACAGCGCCTTGAACTGTTCGAACACCAGCTTCAGTTCGTCCTCCTCCAGCCAGTAGCCCAGCGCGCGCAGGCGTTGCTCGACGGCGGCACGGCCGCTGTGGCGGCCCAGCACCATCTGCGACGACGGCCAACCCACGTCCTGCGGCTGCATGATCTCGTAGGTGCCGCGGTGGCGCAGCATGCCGTGCTGGTGGATGCCGGATTCGTGCGCGAACGCATTCGCGCCGACGATGGCCTTGTTGCGCTGGACCGGCATGCCCACCAGGCGCGACAGCAGCTGCGAGGTCGGCACGATGCGGCGCGTATCGATGCGCGTGTCCAGGTTGTAGAAGGCGTTGCGGACCTTCAGCGCCATCACCAGTTCCTCGATCGCGCAGTTGCCGGCGCGTTCGCCGATGCCGTTGATCGAGCCTTCCACCTGGCGTGCGCCACCCTCGATGGCGGCCAGTGAATTGGCGACGGCCAGGCCCAGGTCGTTGTGGCAGTGTGCGCTGAACACGACCTTGTCGGCGCCCGGCACGCTGGCGATCGCGCGTTCGAACATGCCGCGGATTTCCTCCGGCGTGGTGAAGCCGACGGTGTCCGGCAGGTTGATGGTGGTCGCACCGGCGGCGATGGCGGCCGCGATGGCCTCGTGCAGGAAGTCTTCCTCGGTGCGGGTCGCGTCCTCGGCCGAGAACTCGATCTCATCGACGTGGCCGCGCGCCAGGCGCACGTGCGTGTCGATGGACTGCAGCACCTGCTCGCGGCTCATGCGCAGCTTGTGCTCGCGGTGCAGCGGGCTGGTCGACAGGAACAGGTGCAGGCGCGGCTTCGCGGAGGCCGACAGCGTCCGCAGCGAGGTCTCGATGTCGCCGGGCAGGCAGCGCGACAGCACGACCAGCGTGGTCTCGCGCAGTTCGCGCGCGATCAGCGCATGCGCCTCGCGGTCGGACTGCGAACTGGCGGGGAAGCCGGTTTCGATGGCATCGACGCCAAGGTCGGCGAGGCCACGGGCCATCACCACCTTCTGTTGCGGCGTCATGCTGCAACCCGGGGATTGTTCGCCGTCGCGCAGGGTGGTGTCGAAGATGCGGATCTGCGCGGGAGCGGATGCGGTTGGTGTGTTCACCAGATGGTTTCCTCGTGTACTTCTGTTTCCAGGGCGGCGGCCGGAGTACGGCGCGCGCCGGTCTTGATGGGGGATCTGGGCGTGGCCGCGCGTGGCGTGGCGCGGCCGTGGGCAAGCGAGGGTTCGCCCTCCACGGTGCGCCGGCGCGGCTTGCGCGGCGGTCGGGGGCGCACGTCGGACAGCAGTTGCGCGAGTACCGTGGCGTCGATGTTACCGCCCGAGACGACGGCGCACTTGCGCTTGCCGGCCACGCGACGACCGGCGGCCAGCGCAAGCGCACCGGCACCTTCGGCGATCAGGTGCTCTTCCAGCGCCAGCCGCACCAGCGTTTCGCGCAGTTCGGCTTCGCGCACGGTGACCACGTCGTCGAGCAGCTGCGTGCACAGGCGGCGGGTGATGAAGCCCGGCACCTTCACCCGCACGCCGTCGGCCAACGAGGCGACCGGGTCGACCAGCGAGACGTCGCCCTTCATCGCGCGGATCATCGAATCCACGCCCTCGACCTGCGCGCCGACCACGCGCACGCCTTGCGACTTCAACGCCAGCGCCACGCCCGAGGCCAGGCCGCCGCCGCCGATCGGGACGATGACGACGTCGGGCGTGAAGGGGGCGATCTCGATGCCGACCGTGCCCTGGCCGGCGATCACGTCGGGGTCGTCGAAGGCGGACAGGAAGCGGTAGCCGTTCTGTTCCGCGAGTTCCTTGGCGAAGGCGAAGGCTTCGTCGTAGCTGTTGCCGTGTTGCCTAACCGTGGCGCCCCAGTGCGCCACGCCGGCGATCTTGGTGGCCGGTGCGCCATGTGGCATCACCGTGATGGCCTGCACGCCCAGGCGGTAAGCGGCCCAGGCCAGGCCTTGCGCATGATTGCCGGCGGACGCGGCGATGACCGGACGCTGGTCGCCACGCTCGCGCGCTGCCAGCAGCGCATTCAGCGCGCCGCGGACCTTGTACGACCCGGTGCGCTGCAGGTTTTCCAGTTTCAGCATCACGCCGAAGCGTTCGGCGTGGTGCATCGGGGTCGGCGGCAGGTAACGGCGCAGCCGCGCCTGCGCCGCCAGCACGTCGGCCACGGTGACGACGACGTCGCCTACGTCGGGGTCGGTGCTGGCGGTGGCGCGGCCGGCGTCAGGCATCGCGGCACGGGTGCGGCTGATGTCGAAGAAGACGCCTCCGGACCACGACGTCCGCGTTGGCGGGCGTGGCCTTCATGCGGCGCGGTCCTGGTGGCGACGATCCCTGCTCAGTTCCTGCACGGCACTGAAGGACAGTTCCTCGACGTCGTAGATCTTCAGCAGCTGCTGGCGCAGGGTTTCAGGTGCGCGGGTGCTGTCGATCACCAGCGCCAGCGCCCAGTAGCCTTCGCCGTCGTGGGTGGCGTGCACCGCATGGGGCGGGAAACCGCGGCGCTCGATCATGCCCAGCACGCGCACCAGTGCGCCCTCGGCAGGTTTGAGCTTCAGTTCAAGCCGGTAACGCATTCTTCTTCTCCGGTCCGTCGGCCGCGACGGCAGGCTCGGCGGCGACCTTTGCGGGATTGGCGTCCAGCATCGAGCTGTTGGCGTGGTTCGGCGGCACCAGCGGCCAGACGTTGGCCTTGATGTCGATGGTGACGTGCAGCAGAGCCGGTCCGGGCTGGGCCAGCAGGTTGGCCAAGGCGCCTTCGACTTCATCGCGCAGGCTGATGTGGTGCGCGGGAATGCCGAACACGCGGGCCAGCGCGGCGAAGTCCGGGTTGTCGGACAGGTCGATCTCGCTGTAGCGCTCGGAGAAGAACAGCTCCTGCCACTGCCGCACCATGCCCAGCGCGCTGTTGTCGATCAGCACGATCTTCACCGGCAGCTTGCAGCGGGCGATGGTCGCCAGCTCCTGCACGTTCATCATGAAGCCGCCATCGCCGTTGACCAGGATGACGGTGCGGTCGGGACAGGCGAACTGCGCGCCCATCGCCGCGGGCAGGCCGAAGCCCATCGTGCCCAGCGCACCGCTGGTCAGGTGGTTGCGCGGATGGGTGAACTTGCAGTGCTGCGCCACCCACATCTGGTGCTGGCCCACGTCGCACGCGACGATCGCGTCAGCCGGTGCCACCTCGCTCAGCCGTTTCAGAAGGCCGGGCGCGTAGATGTCGGTACCCGGGGCGTCGTAGCGGAAGCCGAAGCGCTCACGGTTGCCCAGGCAGTGCCTGCGCCACTCGTCGCACGTGCTGCGTGCCGCCTTCAGCGCCTTCAGGCTGGCGGCGATGTCGCCCGGCACCGCGATGTCGGCGGTCCGCAGTTTGCCGATCTCGTAGGCATCGGCATCCACGTGCAGCACGCGGGCGAACGGCGCGAACTCGGCCAGCTTGCCGGTGGCGCGGTCGTCGAAGCGCGCGCCGACCACGATCAGCAGGTCGCATTCCTGCGTGGCCATGTTGGCCGCGCGCGTGCCGTGCATGCCCAGCATGCCCAGGTAATGCGGGTGGTTCGCGGGCAGGGCACCCAGGCCACGCAGCGTCAGCACGGTGGGGATCTTCGTGGCGTCGACGAACTGGCGGAACGCATCGACCGCGTCGGCGATGCCGATGCCGCCGCCGCCGTAGATCAACGGCTTCTCGGCGCCTGCGATGGCCGCCAGCGCATCGGCCAGCTTCGCGTCGTCCGGTGCCGGCAGCGGATCGACGCTGGCTGGCACATGGTCGGGCAGGTGCGAGGCGTCGGACATCTGCACGTCCTTCGGCAGGTCGATCAGCACCGGGCCGGGACGACCTTCGCGCGCGATGCGGAAGGCTTCGCGCACCATGGTCGGCAGGTCGTCCACGCGCCTGGCGACGAAGCTGTGCTTCACGATCGGCAGGGTCAGGCCGAACACGTCCAGTTCCTGGAACGCGTCGGTGCCCATCAGCGTGGTGGCGACCTGGCCGGTCAGGCAGACCATCGGCACCGAATCCAGCATCGCGTCGGCGATGCCGGTGACCAGGTTGGACGCGCCGGGGCCGGAGGTGGCCACGCACACGCCGACCTTGCCGCTCGCGCGCGCATAGCCGTTCGCCGCCAACGCGGCGCCCTGCTCGTGCCGCACCAGAATGTGCTTGAGGTTGGAATCCACCAGCGCGTCGTAGAACGGCATGATGGTGCCGCCGGGATAGCCGAACAGCGTGTCCACGCCCTCGGCTTCCAGGGCGTGGGCCAGCCAGCGGGCGCCATTGCGTGGGGCAGTGGCCGCGGCGGCGTTCATGCGGCGGCCTGCTCGTCTGTATCGGGTTGCGCGGCGTTGGCCTGCAGCCACACCATCTTCGCGCGCAGCTCCTTGCCGACCTTCTCGATCGGGTGGTCCTTGTCCGCCTGCTGGAACTTCTTGTAGTTCGGCAGGCCGGCGTCGTATTCGGCCTGCCAGTTGCGGGTGAAGGTGCCGTTCTGGATGTCGGTCAGCACGTCCTTCATGCGCGCTTTCACCGAGGCGTCGATGACGCGCGGGCCGCTGACGAAGTCGCCGTACTGCGCGGTCTCGGAAATGAATTCCAGCATGCGGGTGATGCCGCCTTCGTAGAACAGGTCGACGATCAGCTTCAGTTCGTGCAGCACTTCGTAGTAGGCGATCTCCGGCTGGTAGCCGGCTTCCACCAGCGTCTCGAAGCCGGCCTGCACCAGCGACGAGGCGCCGCCGCACAGCACGGCCTGCTCGCCGAACAGGTCGGTCTCGGTTTCTTCCTTGAAGGTGGTCTTGATGATGTTGGCGCGTGCGCCGCCCAGGCCGCCGGCATAGGCCAGCGCGAACTGCTCGGCCTTGCCGCTCCTGTCCTGGTAGACGGCGTAGATGCAGGGCACGCCGCGACCGATCTCGTACTCGCGGCGCACCAGCGCGCCCGGGCCCTTCGGCGCGACCAGCACCACGTCCAGGTCGGCGCGCGGTTCGATCATGCCGAAGTGCACGTTGAGGCCGTGCGCGAACAGCAGCACGGCGCCCTGCTTCATGTTGGGCGCCAGCACGTCGGCGTAGAGCTTCTTCTGCACCATGTCCGGCGTCAGCACGGCGACCAGGTCGGCGTCCTTCACCGCATCGGCCGGTGCCTTCACCACGAAGCCATCGGCTTCGGCCTTCGCTTCGGTCGGGCCGCCCGGGCGCAGGCCGACGGTCACGTCGAAGCCGGAATCGCGCAGGTTCAGCGCGTGCGCACGGCCCTGGCTGCCGTAGCCGACGACGGTGATCTTGGGTTGCGGGAGAGCGTTGGCGGTGGTCATGGAGCGGGATTCCTGGAGGTTGAGGTGAAGGGAAAGGCTCTTAAACAAAAAACCCCGCACTTCTCAGTGCGGGGTTTTGCGAATCTGGCGTTGTCTGTTGCTTACGCGCCGGTCCGTCCCGCAGTTGTGGGCGAGGTAATAAGGACGAGTACGAGGACGGAAGCCGCAGCGGGTGCGGTCGGGTCGGTCATCGTGGGCGTGTGGCGCTGCAACATGCGGCAAGGGAAACATGCCGCTGCGAAGCGTGTCAAGCGGTTTTCCCTCCTTTGCGACGATCGGATGATTTCAGTCGATATGGTTGCAACTGAAACCGTGGAAACGCAGCAGAATCAAGGCTTCCCACGTCATCGCCGCACTGCTGGATTTCATGCCCGAGTACCGCTCCAGAACGTCCACCCACGGTCGCAACATGGCCGGTGCCCGCGCATTGTGGCGCGCCACCGGCATGCAGGACGCCGACTTCCACAAGCCCATCGTCGCCATCGCCAACTCCTTCACCCAGTTCGTCCCGGGCCATGTGCACCTCAAGGACCTGGGCCAGTTGGTGGCGCGCGAGATCGAGCGCGTCGGCGGCGTGGCCAAGGAGTTCGACACTATCGCGGTGGACGACGGCATCGCGATGGGCCACGACGGCATGCTGTATTCGCTGCCGTCGCGCGAGGTCATCGCCGACTCCGTCGAGTACATGGTCAACGCGCATTGCGCCGACGCGCTGGTGTGCATCTCCAACTGCGACAAGATCACGCCCGGGATGCTGATGGCCGCGCTGCGGCTGAACATCCCCACCGTGTTCGTGTCGGGCGGGCCGATGGAGGCCGGCAAGACGCGGCTGTCCGAGCACAAGCTCGACCTGGTCGACGCGATGGTCATGGCGGCGGACCCGAACGTATCCGACGAGGAGGTCGCCGCGGTCGAGCGAAGCGCATGCCCCACGTGTGGCTCGTGCTCCGGCATGTTCACCGCCAACTCGATGAACTGCCTGACCGAAGCGCTGGGCCTGTCGCTGCCGGGCAACGGCACGGTGGTGGCCACGCATGCGGATCGCGAACAGCTGTTCCTCCGCGCCGGGCGCGTGGCGGTCGAACTCTGCCACCGCTGGTACGGTGCGGAAGATCCCAGCGCTTTGCCGCGCGGCATCGCCACGTTCGAAGCGTTCGAGAACGCGATGACGCTGGACATTGCGATGGGCGGTTCCACCAACACCATCCTGCATCTACTCGCCGCCGCGCAGGAAGGCGAGGTGCCGTTCGACATGCGCGACATCGACCGCCTGTCGCGACGCGTGCCGCAGCTGTGCAAGGTGGCGCCGAACACGCAGAAGTACCACATCGAAGACGTGCACCGCGCCGGCGGCATCATGGCGATCCTCGGCGAACTCGCACGCGGCGGCTTGCTGCACACCGAGGTCCCGACCGTGCACGCGAAGACACTGGGCGACGCGATCGCGAAGTGGGACGTCGCCACCAACCAGGACGAATCCGTCGCCACGTTCTACAAGGCCGGGCCGGCCGGCATCCCCACCCAGGTCGCCTTCAGCCAGGCCACGCGCTGGCCATCGCTGGATACCGACCGCGCGGAAGGCTGCATCCGCAGCGTCGAACATGCGTTCTCTCAGGAAGGCGGCTTGGCCGTGCTCTACGGCAATATCGCGGTCGACGGCTGCGTGGTGAAGACGGCCGGCGTGGACGAGTCGATCCATGTCTTCGAAGGCACGGCGCGCGTGTTCGAAAGCCAGGACGCAGCGGTGGCCGGCATCCTCGGCGATGAGGTGAAGTCCGGCGATGTCGTCGTGATCCGCTATGAAGGCCCCAAGGGCGGGCCTGGCATGCAGGAAATGCTGTACCCGACCAGCTACCTGAAATCGAAAGGACTCGGGAAGCAATGCGCGCTGCTGACCGACGGGCGTTTTTCCGGCGGCACCTCCGGGCTGTCGATCGGGCATGCGTCGCCGGAAGCGGCGGCGGGTGGTGCGATCGGCCTGGTGCGCGAAGGCGACCGCATCCGCATCGATATCCCGCAGCGTTCGATCTCGCTGCTGGTCTCCGACGACGAACTGGCGACGCGCCGAGCCGAGCAGGACGCGAAGGGCTGGAAGCCCGCGCAGCTGCGCGCGCGCAAGGTCAGCACGGCATTGAAGGCTTACGCCTTGCTCGCCACCAGCGCCGACAAGGGCGCGGTACGCGACAAGCAACTGCTGGATGGTGTCTGATAGCGGGATGACCCGCGCCCTCTTCGTCATCGTCCTGTCGCTGTTGTCCGTCGTGCCTGCGTGGGCCCAGCAGGCGCCACCGCGCGCCTGGGTGATTGCCACCTACGCGTATCCGCAGCGTGACCGCGCTGCCGCGATCCAACCGCTGGCGGACTATCTGGGCCTGCGCGCCCGGCATCCGGTGCGGATCCGCCTGTTCGACTCGCCCACGGCGCTGGTCGATGCGCTGCGGCGTGGCGATGTCGATGTGGCCGTGCCCAATCTGCACGGGTATCTGCAGGCGCGGCGTGCGAGCGAACCCCTGACGGTCCTGCCGGTACCGCAGGTGCCCGCGCTGCAGGCGGACCGCTACCGCGCCGTGCTGATTGCCCGGCAGGGACTGGAAGCGCCGGGTGAACTGGAACGGCAGGCGCAGACGTTGCGTCTGGTTCTGGTCGGTCGCGATTCGGCCTCGGGCGGCTTCGTGCCGGTGCGTGAACTGCGCCGCCGGGGTCTGGAACCGACGACCGCCTTCGCCCATCTCACTTACGTCGGTTCGCACGCGGCGGCACTGGGGGCAGTGGCGTCCGGCGAAGCCGACGTGGCTGCGCTCGCGGCCGATGTCTACGACGCAGGTCGCCCGGCCGGCGTGGTCGAGCTCTGGCGCTCCGATCCCATTCCGCCTGGCCCGCTGCTGTGCCGGCCCGCGGCCGATGTGCCGTGCCAGCAGTTCACGGTCTGGCTGCTCGAGGCCCACGACGAAGCTCCCGCCGTGATGGCCGCGCTGCGGGTGGGCTGGCCCGAGTTTGGCGATGCGCAACGCTTCACCATGCCGGTGCGGGAACTCCTGGATGCCTTGATGATGCAGGTCAAACCCTAGTCAGTGCGCAGCCGGACCGATGTGCCGCGCCAGGAAGGTCTCTAGCGTCCGGTAGAACGCGATGTTGTTGGCGTCGGCATGGAAGCCGTGGCCCTCACCGGGCACCGCCATCCATTCCGGCGCGCGCCCGGCGCGTTCCAGCGCCGTCTGCATGGCTCGGGCTTGGGATATGGGGGCGCGCTCGTCCAGCTCTCCATGCACCAACAGCACCGGTGCTGTGATCTGTGCGGCCAGCGTCGTGGGTGAAGCCGCCACAAGTGCCGCTTCATCGCGACCGATAGTCCGCACGAGGTAGTTGTTGCCGGATTGCGTGCTGCGGATGTCGCCCTTGGCGTACATCATCTTCAGGTCGTACACGCCAGCCAAGCCGGCCGTGCACTTGATCAGGTCCGGCGCCCGCGCCGCCAGCATCAGGGCCGAATAAGCACCGAAGCTGGCACCGTACGCACAGACTCGGCTTCCATCCGCGTATCCCTGTCCAATGGTCCAGCGCAGGCCATCCAGCAGGTCGTCCTGCACCCGCGTGCCCCACTTCAGGTAGCCGGCCTCCTCGAAAGCGCGCCCACGTCCGCCCGAGCCGCGATAGTTCACCTGCAGGACCAGGTAACCACGGCTCGCGAGGAACTGCGCATCCTGGTCGAACGCCCAGTCGTCGCGGATCGCATGCGGGCCGCCGTGCGGCATCACCACGGTCGGCAGGCCGGCAGGCGTGGCGACGCCGGCCGGCAGGGTCATGAACCCTTCCAGTTCCATGCCATCGCTCGCGCGGAAGCGGATAGCGCGACGCTCGCCCATCCGGGCGGCATCCAGGCCTTCGCGGCTTGAGAGCAGCAGCGACGCCTTGCCTTGCGCGCGGTCGAAGAGGTACCAGCTGCCCGGGTCGCGGTCGCTGAAGGCGTACAGCAACGAACGATTGCCGTCGCGGCTGTGGTCCACGTAGGCGACGTAGTGATCGGGAAAGCTGTTGGACAGCGCGTCGTGCAGTTGCGCATCTGGCGACTGGGCGTCGAAGTAGATCGCGCGCGGTTTTCCGTCGGCGATCACGGCGGCGAAGGGCTGCATGGGGGTCGCGCCCCATTCGATGTCGGAGACGCTGCGGAGCGGGTGCTGGGCCAGCACGCGGCGGTCGCGACCGTCCGGCGTGGACACGACCAGCGTCGACGGGCCGCTATTCACGGACTGCAGCGCGTATAGCTGCGAGCCATCAGCGTTGAAGGCGTAAGGCGTCCACACGGTATCCGCCGAATCGGAGGCGGCGGGAGTCCAGTTTCGGCCCTGCGCATCGGCGATGAACAGCACCTGCCGGTCGTTGTCGTCCACGCCCGCAGCGAACCTGGGCACGCCCTGCCGATCCAGCGTGAAACGCAGGTCCTTGACGTCGATGTCGGCGACCAGGCGCCCCGTGGCGTTGCCGGCATCTACGTCGTAAAGCTGGGAGCGTTGCGTGCCGCGCGACAACCGTCGCATGTAGAAGCGGCCATTGGGCGTCGCGAGCAGGCCCTCGATGTAGCCGAAGCCGGCTTCGATGCCCGCCGTCCGTAAAGTCTGCTGATAGCCGAACAGGTACTTCTGGTTCTTGCCGTCGGCGTCGGTCGCGATGATGTCGCCCATGGGGACGGGGGCCTCTCGTGATCCCACTTGTC encodes the following:
- the ilvC gene encoding ketol-acid reductoisomerase, whose translation is MTTANALPQPKITVVGYGSQGRAHALNLRDSGFDVTVGLRPGGPTEAKAEADGFVVKAPADAVKDADLVAVLTPDMVQKKLYADVLAPNMKQGAVLLFAHGLNVHFGMIEPRADLDVVLVAPKGPGALVRREYEIGRGVPCIYAVYQDRSGKAEQFALAYAGGLGGARANIIKTTFKEETETDLFGEQAVLCGGASSLVQAGFETLVEAGYQPEIAYYEVLHELKLIVDLFYEGGITRMLEFISETAQYGDFVSGPRVIDASVKARMKDVLTDIQNGTFTRNWQAEYDAGLPNYKKFQQADKDHPIEKVGKELRAKMVWLQANAAQPDTDEQAAA
- the ilvG gene encoding acetolactate synthase 2 catalytic subunit yields the protein MNAAAATAPRNGARWLAHALEAEGVDTLFGYPGGTIMPFYDALVDSNLKHILVRHEQGAALAANGYARASGKVGVCVATSGPGASNLVTGIADAMLDSVPMVCLTGQVATTLMGTDAFQELDVFGLTLPIVKHSFVARRVDDLPTMVREAFRIAREGRPGPVLIDLPKDVQMSDASHLPDHVPASVDPLPAPDDAKLADALAAIAGAEKPLIYGGGGIGIADAVDAFRQFVDATKIPTVLTLRGLGALPANHPHYLGMLGMHGTRAANMATQECDLLIVVGARFDDRATGKLAEFAPFARVLHVDADAYEIGKLRTADIAVPGDIAASLKALKAARSTCDEWRRHCLGNRERFGFRYDAPGTDIYAPGLLKRLSEVAPADAIVACDVGQHQMWVAQHCKFTHPRNHLTSGALGTMGFGLPAAMGAQFACPDRTVILVNGDGGFMMNVQELATIARCKLPVKIVLIDNSALGMVRQWQELFFSERYSEIDLSDNPDFAALARVFGIPAHHISLRDEVEGALANLLAQPGPALLHVTIDIKANVWPLVPPNHANSSMLDANPAKVAAEPAVAADGPEKKNALPA
- the ilvD gene encoding dihydroxy-acid dehydratase; this translates as MPEYRSRTSTHGRNMAGARALWRATGMQDADFHKPIVAIANSFTQFVPGHVHLKDLGQLVAREIERVGGVAKEFDTIAVDDGIAMGHDGMLYSLPSREVIADSVEYMVNAHCADALVCISNCDKITPGMLMAALRLNIPTVFVSGGPMEAGKTRLSEHKLDLVDAMVMAADPNVSDEEVAAVERSACPTCGSCSGMFTANSMNCLTEALGLSLPGNGTVVATHADREQLFLRAGRVAVELCHRWYGAEDPSALPRGIATFEAFENAMTLDIAMGGSTNTILHLLAAAQEGEVPFDMRDIDRLSRRVPQLCKVAPNTQKYHIEDVHRAGGIMAILGELARGGLLHTEVPTVHAKTLGDAIAKWDVATNQDESVATFYKAGPAGIPTQVAFSQATRWPSLDTDRAEGCIRSVEHAFSQEGGLAVLYGNIAVDGCVVKTAGVDESIHVFEGTARVFESQDAAVAGILGDEVKSGDVVVIRYEGPKGGPGMQEMLYPTSYLKSKGLGKQCALLTDGRFSGGTSGLSIGHASPEAAAGGAIGLVREGDRIRIDIPQRSISLLVSDDELATRRAEQDAKGWKPAQLRARKVSTALKAYALLATSADKGAVRDKQLLDGV
- a CDS encoding PhnD/SsuA/transferrin family substrate-binding protein, producing MTRALFVIVLSLLSVVPAWAQQAPPRAWVIATYAYPQRDRAAAIQPLADYLGLRARHPVRIRLFDSPTALVDALRRGDVDVAVPNLHGYLQARRASEPLTVLPVPQVPALQADRYRAVLIARQGLEAPGELERQAQTLRLVLVGRDSASGGFVPVRELRRRGLEPTTAFAHLTYVGSHAAALGAVASGEADVAALAADVYDAGRPAGVVELWRSDPIPPGPLLCRPAADVPCQQFTVWLLEAHDEAPAVMAALRVGWPEFGDAQRFTMPVRELLDALMMQVKP